From Xyrauchen texanus isolate HMW12.3.18 chromosome 44, RBS_HiC_50CHRs, whole genome shotgun sequence:
gaccagtccataaacataaaaatatgcactgtttcaaaggtataacCACAAGACCTAACTATTATAcaggttaacatgatttaagagtgataaaattgcttgcaTGATAGGCTATATCTGTGTACAGTAATATCCAATCCGAGCatcacattgtcatggcaatagCCATGATAGCCTATTGGATATAAATGTACACACAaggttgtttatgtcttgtggttatgcttttgaaactgtattttaatatCTACGgactggcccattcacttccatttgtaagtgttatatatatatatatatatatatatatatatatatatatatataaaagggacgagaataaattattatatacatattttttggtAACCAATTAAACCACAAATACTGCTGGTTgattttaacttgtatttaaacTGGAATATTCCCTTAATGATGaggattgtattttaaatatatatttttaaagatttatcatTCACTCTCATACGCTTTGGTTACTTTTTTTATAGCATAGAGGTCTGCTATTTTTATTCTTTGTTCATAAGCCTTATTTTATTGTACAACTCAATTGTGAACATGTTAAAAAATGACTATGTTCCGTAATCGTATGGTAAAAATGtctgcgcaatatttgagcagaAATGACTTGCTCAAACACCATAACAACACTGAGTGCTTCCGGTGTTGAGGGTCACTTTGACATGCTCGACGTTTCTCAGAGATGGAGGAGGTGGGCTGCCCTACATGGACGCTCAAAATGTTGCCAATTTATCTGGAAATAGAGAGTGCCACTAGTTAAAACGGTAGACTTTCGGAGACCACTTCAAGAAAGCTCTGACATTGATCTCCTGGATACAACAaattgttctcaatcatgtcaaATCCACCGGCAGCACCAGAGCAGCTGAGTCCAGTCAAGTCTCCGCCGAATAAACAAATGTTTGGCGATTGCTGGAGCTGTCGGTTGCTCTCAGGCGGTGGGCTGCTGGCTTCGGGGGTATATGTCTACATGCAAGCGCGTAAAACAATGCGTCTTGGTGGACCCACATCTATTGGCACTGTAGCCCAAATCGTATTTGCTGCAGGTGAGATTATCCACTACATATTTCccattcttctctttttttttttttttcatgaagacaatactattattctaaaatgtgggggAACATAATAATGAAGAAATTAGTAGTTGTGTCCAAActttgaaatgttttactttatatGAGTAATGAAACCAGAACTGACTCTGATCTTCTTTCTCCAGGTTTGGCAGCATGGGGCATCGAAGTGATTGCTGATCCAGTGGGAAAGGCCACAAAGAAATCATAGTTATGCTGAACACTGTTGGTCTACACTGTTGTCCTATCATTTGCATGGACTTGTAGAGCAAATCGCCAAAGCCACTGTGGCATCTGCTGCAAAACTGATGATAATTTGACAAACTGAACCTATATAAGGAAATTGCATAATTCAGACAtgctttaataaatgtttttaattgcaaCGTCTCAACTTAAAATCTCTTTAATGATTCAtggtttacaaaaataaaaacattgtagcCAAGTCCACAAATTAATATGCTTTTATGAACCAACTGGCTTTTATATTGCAATTTTCCTAACAGTAATGTCCTACTGATCAGGCAAATGGAAATGCCATGGAATGCAGTAAACATCTAAAAAATAGCatgattaagtttttttttaacagcaagTTATGAGTTGGCATTAGGTCCCTTCATTTTGCCAAACATTTACAAAATGGCAGTTGTACTGAACTCTCCTCTTTGCCCAGCcagtcttttcttcttcttcttctcctgcTTGTCCACCTAAAAAGATAGAAACCAGAGCACAAAGTAAACACAGACTGATCTAATTTTGCCTCCACTTACACCTTAAGGCATCTGtacaataaagggatagttcacccaaaaatgaaaactcttaagttccaaaaatcacataaaggcatcataaaagtattccataagtaatcagtgttttaatccatgtctcctgaagcaatcggttttgggtgagaacagaccaaaatataaatacttttttcacaataaatcttgataTCTGCAGTCTTTTTGGCgagcatgatttcaagctcgattacccTTTATACAGCGCCATCTGgggctctgtgcatgcatcaagcactaggaagtgtaataaaACTTGAaatcacagtgaaaaaggagttacaattGCATCTGTTGTTGTATTCATACTGTAGCATAAGACATGTCCCACAGTTAAAGAATATAAAAGCATCTTTGTTCTTACCTGATGGTGGTATCCATCCTGATGGGGCAgtcgttcacttgcattgtatggacctacagagctgaaatattctacaaatctttgtgttctgcagaagaaataaagtcatacacatctaggatggcattagggtgagtatatgatgaaagaatcttcattattgggtgaattatccctttaagggtgGTGAGATATCAAACCTCAGAATGAGAAATTTTACTTGCACCATTTGTATCAGATCTCAGATGCACTGAATACAAGAGGTATTTTTACTCATGTTCCTTAATTGTGATTGTACAGAGAACACTAAAATATCAGATTCATATTAACAGCTTATTTGGAGCATGTGTTTATTtagaatattaatatttttgtttatggcATTTACCTTGGGCGTTTGGCCTCTGACTTTTCCTGCTCTTGCCAGGGAGCCGTGGACTTTACCTTTGGTTGGGAATAAGTTGTATTTATGGCAATGTATCCAAACTAAGATGACACCACATAAAGTAGTTATGTGGCTCCTATTTATTTATGAATCCTTTTCCATTTAGGTCTATCACCCTGAAATGTCTAATAAATGCTATCGTACTATGAAGATAAACCACTAACTTCAGTTTCAAAAGAAAAAATGGCATATTATTTTCCCTTTATAGATTCTGCCGACTGTTTTCATCGAATTACGTTTACAACGGGATTCGTCACACCCTCTGTATTTGATAACACTGGCATAATATCTTGTCACAGGTACaactcatttaatgacataaacACAGGTTCAGTCCTTACATCCCAACAGTCTTGATGAGACCTCAAGAGTGCTGAACTCCTCAATACCAGACTGACAAATCAGTACCTCATCCTGAAGGGGCATCCCACAGTGAAAAGGTCTGATCATCACAGGCCAGTCCCTCCAAAGCCTCAATTTGAGCCtgcataaaaaataaacttgtatttattgGGGGGGAATCAGTATCTACCATATATCTACATTAACGTCAAACACACGACATAGACATGAGAAATTCAGAAGTGTTTATGTAACTCCACTCCACAAAGTACTAATGTCTTGCGCATGCTCATTgcattaggggccgttcacaccaaactcaCGTGTCAATATTAATATCCACAAGGGCCGCAGGGGCGCCTGGTTTTTTAGACGCATTGTCAGGTTCAAAAGAACTTGAGCTTTTTAAAACATGTCTAACCTTGTGCTAATTTAAAAGTCCCTTGAGTAGCactctttttaatttaattaaatattgttgtGCGTATTCATTTTGgttatataaaatgaaatgtttatatatatatatatatattaacataggCCTAGAGGAAAGTTGTATGTAGGTAGGATTCGAGGGACTTTTATTTAGAATTTCTTCCTGTTCTTCATGTAAAGTCATGACGTAATAGTTTCTTCCGTCCTTCCTTTCTCAGAGGGAAGAAAAATGTCCGCCTCCATCAGAAGCATGTCTTTGACAGTGTGCCGAAGTGCAAGAGCTTTCAGTCCAGCAATTCGTTTATTTAGCGTTGGATCTCGTTTAAGAGTGAGCATTGCCCTCCATTATTACCGTATCGATTCGggtggtgtaaaaaaaaaatggtgcatgAACTGTCACAGTTTATGTATCGGGAAAGGTTGTTGTCGGATGTTACCTCTTTCTGCATGATATATTATGCGAATTATTGTTTAATAACAACCTGAGTCAATCAGGCTTAATTAATGAGAGTTTTAATATGTAATTGGGCTAGTtaaccagataattttgtttcgtTGTAGGCAGAAAACAGCCCTGCTGAAGGAGAAGTGGGCATTATTGAATCCACAGCAGAATACAAGTTTGTGGAGAGGCTGATTCCTCCTACACGCATCCCAACTCCCCCTAAACACGATGGGGCTGCCCCATCAGGATGGATACCACCATCAGGTAAGAATAAAGATGCTTTTATATTCTTTAACTGTGGGACATGTCTTATGCTACAGTATGAATACAACAACACATGCAATTGTTTCAATCCATATAAATTAACCGAAATAATGGACTTCATGCGTCACATGTAAaggtctccttttgtgttattacaattctttttttttttttaaatggtcatgaaatttgatttctattttatttatttatacagatAGTCCACCTTCACTGCCTTACATGATCCGTCGCTCCAGAATGCACAATGTACCTGTGTACTCTGACATCAAGCATGGAAGTCAGCACAGCACTCTGCTCCGAAAGGTGGAAGGAGACATATGGGTGAGTGTAATGAACTGAGGTGTTTATTAAATATAACTACTCACTAACTATAAGATCATTCTTTTTTTATCTACctcaaaaatttttatttaactCATCAATCATTTTCCAGGCCCTGAACAAGGATGTTAAGGAATTCCTGCTGGGGCTAACGGGAAGAGAGCTTCCAACACAGGTCAATGAAGTCACCGGGATCATCAGAATTAAAGGGCAGTTTGAAAAAGAGCTGAAGGACTGGCTAGTGAAGAAGGGATTTTAAATTGGGCTATTGTATTCATGTATTAAGtttgtaaatataataaacatgtaTTCATGTTATCCttgcattttatgttttattttccatACTAAAAGCAAGATATTGTcacaaaatatctctctctctctctctctctctctctctctctctatatatatatatatatatatatatatatatatatatatatatattattacttctCTATCTATTTCTATCACAatctctgtctgtccgtccgtctgtccaaTCTTCACGGAGCCGCGCAAATATTACGCATTGTTTTCGTTTGAAGCGCCAAGGGTGATATACGTCATCAAATTGCGACAAACAACTATTATTTAACGTGTGGCATCAGTATGAAGACATTTTCGTAAACAAGAAAGTACTTATGAAAAATATTCCttacttttttattgatttgaatgTGTGTGGATACAACAAGCGTAAATACAAATGTCTGATAAAGCATGCTAAGTACACTCATTACTAAGGATGTAGTGAGTAGACTGTAGTTTAATTTTAACTATCTTAAGATTGTACAAACGCTTATACTTAATcattgtaacattttattttaattatttagttttaattacagATCATAACTAGAAGTTTACCAGCACAATCTACATCGAAAAATACAGTGCTCATGGATCCTGTTATTAGACGTAAAATCCCTGCCTGTGTGCGTTCATTAATGACGGATATTGCACCAAAGGAAGAACAACACTTCAGTGACTGGCCAGAAACAGACCCTGAAACAATTACCAAAGATGGGATGGCACTTCCCAAAAGAGAGACTTCGGAAACTTTTCTGACACCAACTGATGGGACAGAAAGTGCAACTACTGGTGGAAATGTAGCACCATTACTCAAGCCATGTGGGCTTTGTTTATCCAAACCTTGCTGTTACACCTGCCCTAGGTGTAACATCCCATATTGCTGACTGACTTGTTACCGGAGTCCAGCTCACTCTGTATGCTCAGAGGAGTTCTACAAAGAGTCTGTGCTTCTGGAGCTGAAATCTGAAGGATTTACAGACAATGAAGGGAAAAGCAAGATGCGGGAAATTCTGTTAAGACAAAGTTCAGAGAGTGGTGGCGGCATGGAGAATTTGCTAAAGAACTTACAAGAAGAGACTAGAACTGGTGTGATGGAGCAAGACGCACATGCTTTGGACTTGCTTTCAGGGTTAGCAGAGATTCAGTCATCTGGGGAAGATAACAGCCAGGAGACACAAGAGATACTGACAGAGCTGAAGGATATTGAAGAGGGTGGTGATGTCACAGATGGGAGTGATGGAGGAGTTGATTTAGCAGAGAAGTTAGCCGGGCTGGAtattgactctctctctctcagagtattttaacatttatggacctgcccatttaatttcattgttagtgccttactgtaactacTTTTTAAATACTATAATCtgaaaaacttttaatttaaacaagttgaaataatatttttgtattaacattatgccacaatttcaTGTATTTTAGTGAATTATAGACATGGGTTATAGATCCTTTATATCGCATGTTTTGTGTTGGTTTACTACAGGCTATAATTGTATAGCTTTGACAATAGTTAggcatttttaaatgtcaattttaTATTGCCTGATACTTCAGTCTACTTAGAGGTTCAGAGAACACTGAGCAGAGACAGagtatatattgtaaaatatacaatatttactaagttttttttttttaatgcaaacaaCTGAATGAAGATATAGCAATGATGCAACAAAAATCAACATATGCAGTCAGTGTACGCAGTCTGTTGACTGATCCTCATTATGTCAGCCCAACATGGATTTCCAGCCTCCAATTCTGCATTGACATGGTTGACAGCTTCAACGTTCTTTAGAGCTCCTGTTTGTAGCTTTGTTGTGATCCAACAATCTGTTGATCTTAAACTGTTCTTTTCATAAGATGGCGCTGTGGATGGTCGCCGGTGCATGGAGCTCTCCAGCTCTTTTGCTGTTtatcctgtgtttagtaattgtattctctttgcactggatgcttctgtcaccatgacaaattccttctGTGTGCAAGCACACTTGGCaaaaataaagctcattctgattcagaACGCATCAGTCTGAATTAATAAATTGAAGGTATTATTCTGTAGGG
This genomic window contains:
- the LOC127636877 gene encoding 39S ribosomal protein L49, mitochondrial-like — its product is MSASIRSMSLTVCRSARAFSPAIRLFSVGSRLRAENSPAEGEVGIIESTAEYKFVERLIPPTRIPTPPKHDGAAPSGWIPPSDSPPSLPYMIRRSRMHNVPVYSDIKHGSQHSTLLRKVEGDIWALNKDVKEFLLGLTGRELPTQVNEVTGIIRIKGQFEKELKDWLVKKGF